A part of Ammospiza caudacuta isolate bAmmCau1 chromosome 5, bAmmCau1.pri, whole genome shotgun sequence genomic DNA contains:
- the WASL gene encoding actin nucleation-promoting factor WASL yields the protein MSGAPQQQPPRRVTNVGSLLLTPQENESLFGFLGKKCVTMSSAVVQIYAADRNAMWSKKCCGVACLVKDNPQRSYFIRIFDIKDGKLLWEQELYNNFVYNSPRGYFHTFAGDTCQVGLNFANEEEAKLFRKTVTDLLGRRQRKSEKRRDPPNGPSLPMATVDIKNPEITTNRFYTPQVNNISYTKEKKKGKTKKRRLTKADIGTPSNFQHIGHVGWDPNTGFDVNNLDPELKNLFDLCGISEAQLKDKETSKVIYDFIEKTGGVEAVKNELRRQAPPPPPPCRGGPPPPPPPPPHSSGPPPPPARGRGAPPPPPSRAPTAAPPPPPPSRPGAAVPPPPPNRVYPPPPPLHSSAAPPGPPPPPPPPASGSTAPPPPPPPPPPPGPPPPPGLPSEVDHQLPVPAGNKAALLDQIREGAQLKKVEQNSRPVSCSGRDALLDQIRQGIQLKSVSDGQESAPPTPAPTSGIVGALMEVMQKRSKAIHSSDEDEDEDDEEDFEDDDEWDD from the exons ACGATGTCTTCAGCAGTCGTTCAGATATACGCAGCAGATCGCAATGCCATGTGGTCAAAGAAGTGCTGTGGTGTAGCTTGCCTTGTAAAGGACAATCCACAGAGGTCATATTTTATCAGAATATTTGACATTAAG gatGGGAAATTAttgtgggagcaggagctgtacAATAACTTTGTATATAATAGTCCTAGAGGATATTTTCATACCTTTGCTGGAGAT ACATGTCAAGTTGGTCTTAATTTTGCTAATGAAGAAGAAGCTAAACTATTCCGCAAAACAGTAACAGATTTACTTGGACGACGGCAGAGAAAATCTG aaaaaagACGAGACCCACCAAATG GCCCCAGTCTACCAATGGCAACTGTTGATATCAAAAACCCAGAAATTACAACTAACAGATTTTATACTCCACAAGTCAACAATATTTCATATaccaaagaaaagaagaaaggaaaaactaaaAAGAGAAGATTGACAAAGGCAGATATTGGAACTCCATCTAATTTCCA aCACATTGGACATGTTGGTTGGGATCCAAACACAGGTTTTGAT GTGAACAACTTAGACCCAGaactgaaaaatctctttgatCTGTGTGGAATTTCAGAGGCTCAACTAAAAGACAAAGAAACTTCAAAGGTCATATATGATTTCATTGAGAAAACAGGAGGTGTGGAAGCTGTTAAAAATGAGCTGCGCAGACAAG ctCCACCTCCGCCACCACCGTGCAGAGGAGGACCCCCTCCACCTCCACCCCCCCCTCCCCATAGCTCGggccctcctcctccccctgctaGGGGCCGAGGGGCGCCGCCTCCCCCTCCTTCAAGGGCTCCCACCGCAGCGCCTCCGCCCCCGCCTCCATCCAGGCCGGGTGCGGCGGTGCCGCCGCCTCCGCCCAACCGCGTGTATCCTCCGCCGCCGCCCCTGCATTCCTCGGCCGCACCCCCCGGCCCTCctccgcccccgccgccgccggcaaGCGGCTCCACTGCTCCTCCGCCCCCTCCGCCTCCTCCGCCCCCTCCTGGTCCTCCTCCACCGCCAGGCCTTCCTTCAGAGGTTGATCACCAGCTTCCAGTTCCTGCGGGAAACAAAGCTGCACTCTTGGATCAAATCAGAGAAGGAGCTCAGTTGAAGAAGGTAGAACAGAACAGTCGACCAGTGTCCTGCTCAGGAAGAGATGCACTGCTAGACCAGATACGACAGGGTATACAGTTGAAATCT GTATCTGATGGTCAGGAAAGTGCACCACCTACACCTGCACCCACCTCAGGGATTGTAGGTGCATTGATGGAAGTTATGCAGAAAAGGAGCAAAGCCATTCATTCTTCAG atgaagatgaggatgaagatgatgaagaagaCTTTGAGGATGATGACGAATGGGATGATTGA